One genomic segment of Myxococcales bacterium includes these proteins:
- a CDS encoding ComF family protein, which produces MHAPIACWSSWLVRVAHQGLEASAELLWPSRCAGCDAFVPPTTGFCETCQVSLLALDGACPRCALPQLPGQVCQRCPSGWPLARTWSGAQYGGALVSAILRFKHGRLDLGRPLSQFVLAGLRGLGPDVGLVPVPLHGSRLRVRGYNQASELARFALRQLERSERPSWLCDGLTRHRPSRGAGVGGIAARWARSEGAFSVNRPDRIRGRPVVLIDDVLTTGATLVACATTLLEAGAREVSAVTVARAV; this is translated from the coding sequence ATGCATGCTCCGATTGCGTGTTGGTCGTCCTGGCTGGTGCGCGTGGCCCATCAGGGACTCGAGGCCTCGGCCGAGTTGCTCTGGCCTTCCCGCTGTGCCGGTTGCGACGCCTTCGTCCCGCCAACCACCGGATTTTGCGAGACGTGCCAGGTGTCGTTGCTCGCGCTCGATGGAGCTTGCCCCCGGTGTGCGCTGCCCCAGCTCCCCGGGCAGGTGTGCCAACGCTGCCCCTCGGGCTGGCCCCTCGCGCGCACCTGGTCAGGCGCGCAATACGGCGGCGCTCTCGTATCCGCCATCCTGCGGTTCAAGCATGGTCGACTCGATTTGGGGCGCCCTTTGTCGCAGTTCGTGCTGGCGGGTCTGCGTGGCCTGGGCCCGGACGTGGGCCTCGTCCCGGTGCCGCTTCACGGCTCGCGCCTGCGGGTCCGCGGATACAACCAAGCCAGTGAGCTTGCCCGGTTTGCGCTCCGCCAGCTCGAAAGGTCCGAGCGCCCCTCCTGGCTCTGCGACGGGCTCACCCGGCATCGCCCCTCTCGGGGGGCCGGTGTGGGTGGAATTGCCGCCCGCTGGGCGCGGTCCGAAGGCGCCTTCTCGGTCAATCGGCCGGACCGTATTCGGGGCCGCCCCGTGGTGCTAATCGATGACGTACTCACCACCGGGGCCACCTTGGTGGCGTGTGCAACGACCCTCCTCGAGGCCGGCGCCCGTGAGGTGTCAGCGGTGACGGTCGCACGCGCCGTTTGA
- a CDS encoding phosphodiester glycosidase family protein: MPPSRSQMTLWVSPVLWAGALCLVLGLALFFGGAQRPTWQPVAPGVHHRRLDARDVKADLLRFDLDLFELRVEVLGQAHASTAAGAASRFGSVLAINGGFFDPQWRSLGLRVSHGETKIPLRPRVDWGVLALAERRARIVHSRDHNPKAAVDAAIQVGPRLLVDGKPTQLKPQLAYRSAVAVDPTGRLLTFVSTRVPVEAGALAAALARLEEFQAALLLDGGPSSQLYVQLPGFSLDRPGAYPVPDLVLIHPRTP; this comes from the coding sequence GTGCCACCGTCACGAAGTCAGATGACCCTGTGGGTCAGCCCTGTACTTTGGGCAGGGGCGCTCTGCCTCGTGCTGGGCCTCGCGCTCTTTTTTGGGGGGGCGCAGAGACCCACGTGGCAGCCGGTGGCGCCGGGCGTGCACCATCGACGCCTCGACGCGAGAGATGTGAAGGCGGATCTGCTGCGCTTCGACCTCGATCTCTTCGAGCTGCGGGTGGAGGTCCTGGGGCAGGCGCACGCCTCGACGGCGGCAGGGGCCGCCTCACGCTTCGGCTCTGTCTTGGCGATCAACGGAGGCTTCTTCGACCCCCAGTGGCGCTCGTTGGGCCTACGCGTTTCCCATGGCGAAACCAAAATCCCACTGCGCCCCCGCGTCGACTGGGGTGTACTCGCGCTCGCAGAGCGGCGCGCGCGCATCGTTCACTCCCGCGATCACAACCCCAAAGCGGCCGTGGACGCCGCCATCCAGGTAGGGCCACGTCTGCTCGTCGACGGCAAACCGACGCAACTCAAACCCCAACTGGCATACCGAAGCGCCGTGGCCGTCGACCCGACGGGCCGTCTCTTGACCTTCGTTTCGACACGCGTGCCCGTCGAGGCCGGGGCCCTGGCAGCCGCACTCGCGCGGCTGGAGGAGTTTCAGGCGGCGCTCTTGCTCGACGGCGGCCCCTCCTCTCAGCTCTACGTGCAGCTGCCGGGCTTCTCCTTGGATCGCCCGGGGGCGTACCCAGTCCCCGACCTCGTTTTGATCCATCCACGCACCCCGTGA